The nucleotide window GATCTTGGAATCATGTTTATTTTGTTTGCTTGTCCGACTGCTATCGTAAGTTTTATAATGGCAGAAACAATGGGAGCAAATGGAAAACTTGCAGGCAATATTATTCTGATTACAACTCTTGCTTCCGTAGTCACTATTGCTTTTGGAATTTTAGTAATGAAAAATATTGGCGTAATTTAATTTTGATTGTAGTAATGACGTATTGATTAATTGTTTAACTGTTAAATTGTTTTGTTAAAATATTGAAACAAACATGGCTTCTTTGTATCGTTTGACATTTTACGTTTGACTTTTGACGTTTCACATCTCTTATTCATTCTTTATTTTTGAATTGAAGATTTTAATAACACAATACAAAGCATAGGAGAAAAAATGTATAAAGTAATTTTATTACGCCATGGTGAAAGTGTTTGGAATAAAGAAAATCGTTTTACCGGCTGGACAGATGTTGATCTTTCTGAAAAAGGTTTAGCAGAAGCAAAAAAAGCCGGCGAAGTTTTGAATACAGAAGGATACAAGTTTGATATCGCATACACTTCGGTTCTAAAGAGAGCAATACGAACACTATGGATTACACTTGATGGATTGGATTTGATGTGGATTCCCGTTATCCGCAATTGGCGTTTGAATGAAAGACATTACGGCGCATTACAAGGATTAAACAAAGCCGAAACTGCAGAAAAATTTGGCGAAGAACAGGTTAAGATTTGGAGAAGGAGCTATGACACACCCCCACCTGCATTGGAATTAACTGATGACCGCTACCCTGGAAAAGATCCGCGTTATGCTGAATTAAAAGAGAAAGAACTTCCAGTAACTGAATGCTTAAAAGATACCGTCGCTCGTTTTGTTCCTTACTGGGAAGGTACAATCGCACCGATGGTCAAGTCAGGCAAAAAAGTTTTAATAACTGCTCACGGAAACAGTTTAAGAGCACTTGTAAAATATCTTGATAACGTTGGTGAAAAAGAAATCATCGAGTTGAATATACCAACTGGAATCCCTTTGGTTTATGAGTTGGATGATGAATTAAAACCGATAAAACATTACTATTTGGGTAATCAAGAAGAAATACATAAAGCCGCTGCCGCCGTTGCCGCACAGGGGAAGGTGAAATAAAAATGTTTGAACGAATACTGTACTGTTTTAGATAAATGTTTACGAACTTAATAAATCAGGCTGATCAATGGAATAATAACTTACTCTTTAACGTTAATCAAATTAGCAAACTTGAATATCTTAAAGAGAATATTAAATAAGAACCTTATATTTGAAAAAACTTTTTCAGCATTCTATTAATCTACTTTTATGAACCAGGATATTCACAAGTTGAAATCACTTCTTACCGAGAATGATTATCGGCAGCTTAAAGAAGAAGGACATGCATTTGAGCATTTGGTTGATCAAATAAAAATATTTGAATTGGGTCTCTCCCCGATTATATTAAACAGAGCTGCAAAAATAAACGATGGTATCAAATCATTTAACGAAGAACAAGTTTTAAACTATTGCCGCATATTCGATGAACAAATAAAATATAAGTCGGTGATTAAATTTACACCGGCAAGCGGTGCGGCTTCACGAATGTTCAAGGAGCTTCAGAATTTCTACAAGGCGAATAATAATTCAACTCTTAACGACCTAAAATCAAAAGCATCACTAAATAAAAACTATGCCTGCATACTCGAATTCGTTTTAAACATTAAAAAATTTGCTTTTTATGACGAGCTGGATTCATTTGCTAAAAAGAATAATGAATCCGTCTCATCGCTCATAGCTGAAAATAAAATTCGAGAATTGATTGGACTCGTTATTTCATCCCGGTGCTTAAACTATGCCAACCTTCCGAAAGGTGAAATAAAATTTCACCGCTACCGCAATGGAAGTAGAACTGCATTTGAAGAGCACCTGGTTGAGGCGGTGGGTTACTCTCAAAATCATTCGGGTGAAATTAAAATCCACTTTACAATTCCAGAAGAATCGCAGCAGCGTTTAATTGATTTGTTTGAACAAGTTAAAATTATTTATAAAAGCCGCGGACTTGATTTTTCAATCAGCACTTCATTCCAGAATAAATCTACCGACACATTTGCGGTTGACTTAAATAACAATCCGTTTCGTGATTCAAATGGTAAATTACTTTTCAGACCAGCCGGGCATGGCGCTCTTTTACAAAACTTGAATGATATTGATGAAGATATTATTTTCATAAAAAACATTGATAACATTTCTCCGGAATATCTTCATCCACAAAATGTCAAATACAAAAAGCTCCTTGGCGGGATATTGATTAATACACAAAATAAGATTTTTAATTTCATTCAACAGATTGCTGACGGCAATATTAAAAACGAAGACATTCATTCAATAGAAAATTTTTCGGCAGAAACTTTATCATTTACTTTCCCGCCGGAATACACTCAACTTGATGTTAATTCAAAAGCAAAATATTTATTTAATAAATTAAACCGCCCCCTCCGGGTTTGCGGTATGGTAGTGAATGAAGGACATCCCGGCGGCGGTCCATTTTGGATAGAAGAAAAAGACGGTACTCAATCACTTCAAATCATTGAATCAGCACAAATTGATTTAAACAATGAAAAACAGAGGTTGATATTCAATTCATCCACACATTTCAACCCTGTTGATATTGTGTGCTCGATTAAAGATTTTCAGGGAAACAAATTTGATCTTCACAAATTTATAAATCCATCTACCAGCTTAATTGCCATGAAATCAAAAGACGGCAGAGAATTAAAATCACTCGAACTACCTGGCTTGTGGAATGGCAGCATGCATTATTGGAATACAATCTTTGTCGAAGTTCCTAAGATCACTTTTAATCCTGTGAAAGAAGTTAACGATTTACTGAAAGCTGAACATCAGCCCGAAGTTTTATGAATAGGATTTGTTAAAATATGAATCTTGCATTTATAGATTGGCTGATTGTAGTTTTATTTACGAGCGGGACGATATTTAGTGTGTTTGCAACGCGGCACTACTTAAAAAATGTTGCAGATTTTCTTGCAGCCGGAAGGACTGCCGGTAGATATCTAATCGGAATGTCGCAGGGGATGGCGATGCTCGGCGCAATTACGATTGTTGGTTACTTCGAAATGAATTACATCGCCGGGTTTGTGATGAGGTGGTGGGAATTTGCAATGAGTGTTGTTCTCGTAGCAATCACAGTTTCCGGATGGGTGGTGTATCGCTTCCGACAAACAAGAGCCTTGACAATGGCGCAATTTTTTGAAATCAGATACAGCCGTAATTTCAGAATCTTTGCCGGGCTTCTCGCTTATTTTTCCGGTATAATTAATTTCGGGATTTTCCCTGCCGTTGGTGCACGTTTTTTTATTTATTTCTGCGGTTTACCATTTACATATCAACTGTTTGGTGTTGAAATATCAACCTATGCTTCTGTGATGTTCTTTCTTTTAGCTATATCTCTTTTCTTTGTTTATGCGGGGGGACAGATTGCTATTATTGTCGCAGATTTTCTTCAGGGTATTTTTGTTAATGCTGTCTTTGTAATTATTGTGATTTACTTTTTATTTACTTTCGATTGGAATATTATATCAGAGACTTTAACTTCGACACACAAAGAAGCATCGCTTATCAATCCTTTTCACACAGCTCAGGTTAAGGATTTTAATTTTTGGTATTTTTTGATTGGGGTTGCCGGAGTTATCTATGGGAAACTTTCATGGCAGGGAACACAAGGCTACAATACTTCAGCGAAGAGTGCTCACGAAGCAAAGATGGGAGATGTGCTAAGCAACTGGCGTAACATTCCGCAATACTCGTTGTTTCTTGTTTTCGTTCCGGTTATCGCTTACACTGTTATGCATCACCCTGAATATTTCATTCAGGCAGCCTCTGTAAATAATACTTTGTCGAAAATAAATTCAGAAGCTATAAGAAGTCAATTAACTGTTCCACTGGTACTCGTTAAAATTCTTCCCGTTGGTTTAATGGGTGCTTTTGCAGCTGTTATGCTTGCTGCTTTTATTGGTAATCACGATACTTACCTTCACTCGTGGGGAAGTATCTTTATTCAGGATGTGATTATGCCTTTTAGAAAAAACCATTCTCACCCAAACAACATATACGGTTGCTGCGGTTTTCAATATTGGGGGTGGCAATCTTCATTTTTATTTTCAGTTTAATTTTTCAACAAAGCGAATACATTTTTCTTTTCTTTGCAATTACGGGTGCAATATTCGCCGGGGGCTCGGGTGCAGTAATTATCGGAGGGCTTTATTGGAACAGAGGGACAACTGCTGCAGCGTGGAGTGCGATGATTACAGGTTCTACAATTGCCGTGGGGGGAATTATCGTCCATCAAATTGTCCCGGGTTTTTTCATTAATGGACAGCAGTTTTGGGGAATTGCAATGGCTTCTGCGGCGTTAATTTATGTTATTGTTTCTTTGGCAGGCAAGAAGATAAAGTTTGATTTGGATAAAATGCTGAATCGCAGAAATAATAACACGGATGCTGCAGTTGTTAATTCACTTACTCAAAAAGGATGGTTAATATTAGGGATGGGGGAAGAATTTACCCGCGGTGACAAAGTAATCTATATTTTAACTTACACCTGGACTTTACTTTGGGTTAGTGTTTTTGTGATTGGAACAGTTTTCAATTTAACCTCTGAGATTTCAGATGAAAGTTGGATGTTGTTCTGGAAGATTTTTATCTGGAGTAATCTTGCTCTTTCTATTTTTGTGGTTATCTGGTTCGCAGTAGGGGGAGTGAAAGATTTGAAAATTATGTTTGCCCTTCTAAATAGTCAGACTAAGGATGAAAATGACACCGGTTATGTTGACAGAAACTAAATGAGATGAATTATGAAAATTTTCTTTTTTCTTTCTTTTGAATTACTATTATCAAGTTTAATTCTCACGAATGCTCAAACTAATTATATACAGTTTGTTGATCCATTTATCGGCACAGGTAAAAACGGGCACACTTTCCCCGGAGCGACTCTCCCATTTGGGATGGTGCAATTGAGTCCTGATACTGATAATGAAGGCTGGGATTGGTGTTCCGGCTATCATTATTCTGATAGTAGTATAATGGGATTTAGTCACACCCACCTTAGCGGAACAGGCATCGGCGACTATGGGGATATTTTATTCATGCCAGCCACCGGTGAACTAAAAATTGAACCCGGAAGCAAATCCAATTCCGAGGAAGGTTACCGATCAAAATTTTCTCATAAAAATGAAAATGCCGAACCCGGTTACTATTCTGTGATGCTGGATGACTATAATATTTTTGCAGAACTAACTGCTACTTCAAGAGCAGGATTTCATCGTTATAACTTCCCCGGCGGCGATGGTCATTTGATTATTGATCTCCGGCATGGAATTCAGGATAAATGTACAGATGCTCAAATAAATATTGAAAGTGAAAATACTGTCTCCGGGTACAGACGATCGGTGGGGTGGGCGAAAGATCAAATAATTTATTTCTATGCTGAATTTTCCAAACCGATTTCTTCCTATAAAATATTTTCTGAAAACAAATCAGATTCAATTTTAAGATCATTTAACAATTCAGAGATTGTAGCAGCACTGAATTTCTCTTTTAATAAAAGTGAAGGGTTATTAGTCAAAGTGGGTATTTCTTCAGTGAGCATTGAAGGAGCCAAAGATAATCTTGAGACTGAAATTCCGGATTGGGACTTTGATAAAATAAAATTGAAAGCCTCTGAAATATGGAATGATCAGCTTTCTAAAATTGAAGTTGAAGGCGGATCGCTAAAATACAAACGGATTTTTTACACAGCTTTATATCATTCCTGCATCGCCCCGAATTTATTTATGGATATTGATCGTAAATACAGAGGATCTGACAATGCTATCCACACTGCAGATGACTTTGAAAACTATACCGTCTTTTCTTTGTGGGATACATTCCGAGCAGCACATCCTTTATTTACAATAATTGAACAAGCGCGTACAAATGATTTCATCAATACATTCCTGCGTAAGTATGAGGAGGGTGGAATATTACCCGTTTGGGAACTTGCAGGCAACGAGACTTATACAATGATAGGCTACCATTCTATTCCGGTTATTGTTGATGCATACGTTAAAAATATTCGCGGCTACGATGCTCAAAAATTATTTTCTGCCATGAAACAAAGCGCCATGCTCGATCATTTCGGTTTGCAATATTACAAGCAATATGGTTACATACCTGCAAATAAAGATTATGAATCTGTTTCAAAGACCCTTGAATATTCGTATGACGATTGGTGCATTTCTACTATGGCAAATCTGCTTGGAAAGAAAGAAGATTTTTTAGAATTTAATACTCGTGCACAATTTTATAAAAATATATTTGATCCTTCAACCGGTTTTATGCGTCCCAAACGAAACGGTGATTGGGCAAAAACCTTTGATCCTTATTCAGTCAGCGGTGATTTCACCGAAGCCAATGCTTTTCAATACACGTTTTTCGTTCCACAGGATATAAACGGACTAATTAAATTTTATGGTGGAAATGAAAATTTTATAAAAAAACTTGACGAATTATTTAATGCCACAGGCAACTTAACAGGCAGAGAACAAGCTGATATCACTGGCTTAATTGGACAATATGCGCACGGCAACGAGCCGAGTCATCACATGGCATATTTGTATTCGTTTGCTGGTGCTCAATGGAAAACTGCTGAAAAAGTTCGTGAAATATTTAATTTGTATGATGATACACCCGAAGGATTAAGTGGTAATGAGGATTGTGGTCAAATGTCTGCGTGGTACGTAATGAGTGCGATGGGGTTTTATTCTGTTACTCCTGGTTCTGATATCTACTTGCTCGGAAGCCCTTTATTTGATAAGGTTACAATTCATCTTGAAAATGGAAAACATTTCGAATTAATCGCTGAGAATAATTCTTCAAGTGATAAATATATTAACTCTTTAGAGATGAACGGAGTGGAATATAACAAATCATTTATAAGACATTATGATATTGTTCAGGGCAGCAATTTGAGGATACAAATGAGTTCATCTCTAAATAAAAGTATATTTAACGTAACCACCTCTTTTCCAGTTTCAGAAATAATTGAAAATAAAATACTCCCCCTGCCTGTTATCGAATCAGAGTCTATGGCATTCAACGACTTGCAAACTATAACTATTCATTCTTTCAATCCGTCAGATATAATTTACTATTCAGTTTCAAAGGATTCTATTCAAAATAATTTTATCCTTTACGAAAAACCATTTGAAATAAATGCCTCCTGTTATGTTAAAGCATTTGTCACAAATAATGATATTAAAAGCATGACTGCAATTGCAGAGTTTATCAAACTTAGCCACAAATGGAGCATCGCCATAAACCGGCCTTACAGCAATCGTTATACTGCAGGGGGAGACAACGCCCTGATAGATCAGATACGCGGCTCAAACAGTTATGGCAGCGGGAATTGGCAAGGTTACGAAGGAAATGATCTTGATGTCATTATTGATTTGAAAGAAAAATTAAATGTGCAAAGTGTCTCGATAAATTGCCTGCAGGATATAAATTCATGGATATTCTTTCCTGAGTATGTCGAAGTGTATTTTTCTAATGATAATAATAATTTTGAATTCGCAGGAAAAGTTTCGACTAAAATTTCACAAAAGCAAGAAGGAAGTCTGATTCAGGAATTCAAGCTTGATGATTTAAAAATATCTGCAAAGTTTGTTAAAATTATTGCTAAAAATTTAGGTGTCTGCCCCGAATGGCATAAAGGTGCCGGTGGAAAATGCTGGGTCTTTGCTGATGAAATTATAGTTAAATGATTTTTATGTTAATTCGTAATCCAAATAATCCATTAATCTCGCGGGAAGATATTCCCGATATAATTCCATTTTTAAGTAATGTTAGCTCGGTGTTTAACCCCGCTGCTGTAATGTTTAATGATGAATTCGTGCTTTTACTTCGCGTACAAAGCAGGGGGCGGGAAACTTTTTTAATAAAAGCAACAAGCAAAGATGGATTAAGTTTTACTATTAGTAAAAAATTAATTCTTTTTGAAGGTATTGAATCAATTACCGATGTTATCTATCATATCTACGACCCGCGTTTAACTAAAATAAACAACACTTATTACATCGTTTTTGCAATTGACACTGATTCGGGTTGCAAATTAGGCTTAGCGTCTACTTTAGATTTCGAGAAATATCATTTCCATTCTTTAATTTCAAATGAGGAATCACGCAACGGCGTTTTATTCCCCGAAAAAATAAATAACAAATACTATCTTCTGCATCGTCCCAATAAGCTGATGCTTAATGGCGATGTAATTTCCGGACAATCAATTATACTTTCCGAATCCAGTGACCTGGTAAGCTGGCAAAATGTTGGTGAAGTATTTTCAGGCAGACCTCATTATTGGGATGAACTAATTGGTTCTGGACCACCGCCAATTAAAACACGCAAAGGGTGGCTTCATATCTATCACGGAGTGGCAACTCATTTCAGCAGTATAAATATTTATCAAGCAGGGGTGGTGTTATTAGATTTGCAAAACCCTGCAAAAGTTCTAGCACGTTCAAGAAATAATATACTTGAGCCGCGGGAAATGTTTGAGCTTACCGGTCAAGTTCCCAACGTTGTATTTCCATCGGGCATTATTGTTGATGAATACGACAGTAAAGGATACGCATCTGATAAAGGTAAAGTTATAATTTATTACGGTGCTGCAGATTCATCAGTTTGCTCAGCAGGAACGACGATTCACGATCTAATTAATTCTGCGATCAATGATTAGGAGATAAAAGTGATCAAGTTTCAATTTAAGTTTTTCGTATTAATTTTATCTTATTTTTTCCCCTTGTCCGCTCAAGTCAAATTTTTAACACCACAAATTCCATTTAATCCAAGAACTTATGTTTGTGTCAAGGCGAGTTCCGATATTATAGTTGATGGAGATTTAATTGAATCTGAGTGGGAGAAAATAAAATGGACTGATTCATTTGTTGATATCGAAGGGCACCTCAAACCCCAGCCTCGTTTTCAAACGAGAGTAAAGATGCTTTGGGATGAGAATTACTTTTACATCGGTGCCCAACTTGAAGAACCTAATCTTTGGGCGACACTTCAGCAGCGAGATACAGTTATTTATCAGGATAATGACTTTGAAGTCTTTTTAGATCCGGACGGCGATTCCCACTTGTATTACGAACTGGAAATAAATGCTCTAAATACCGTTTGGGATCTTCTGCTGATAAAGCCTTATCGCGATGGAGGCCCCGCAATAAATTCTTGGGACATATCTGGTTTAAAAAGTGCTGTTCATTTAAACGGCTCTTTGAATGAAACTTCAGACATTGATTCTGGATGGACAATTGAACTTGCTATTCCTTGGGCGGTGCTGAGTGAATGTGCCGGAAAAAACACCCCCCCTTCACCCGGCGATTATTGGCGCATAAATTTTTCCAGAGTTGAATGGAAGACAGAAGTTGTACATAATAAATATCAAAAAATAGTTGATGAACGAGGGAATAATTTACCGGAAGATAATTGGGTTTGGTCACCCCAAGGATTAGTTAATATGCATTACCCGGAAATGTGGGGTTTTGTTTTGTTCAGTGATGAAAGCGATTTTTTTGCAGCAGAAGATTTTAATCTCCCTGATATCGAAAAAATAAAATGGAGCTTAAGACAGGTTTATTATTTCCAAAAAAAATATTTTGCAGCAAATAGTAGATTTGCCGAAAAGAATGAAATTCAAAATGAAACAAAATTTTTAGGGTTAGACTTTATTAATGCCATTCACTTTACTATAGCACAAAAATCATTTGAGGTAATTTACCAACAGATAAAATCTGCAGAAGTTATTAAGATTGATGAAACTGGAAAAATATCTACTTTTTTCCGATAGAAATTATGAGGATTTTAATTCTTCTCGTTTAACAGAGTTAACAACTTTACCGTTTAAAAAATAAGTCTCCTGTTGAATATCGCCGGATTTTTTATATTCCACCCATTTGCCGTTTTCTTGACCATTATGAAAGTAGCCGATTTTTTTTAACGAGCCGTCAGGATAATACCATAACCATTTGCCGGTTAATTTATCGCTTTCAAAATTTCCCACACTTTCTAAATTACCATCGGGGAAAAAATATTTCCATTCACCTTCATTTTTATTATTAACCATTTTACCGAATACTTCGATATTTCCAGATAAGTTGTACACAATAAAATTTCCTTGCTTTATTCCATCTATAAGATAATACTCAATGATTTTAGTTGTGACGGTATCGAGTATCATTCCTGTGAATGGAGTTTCGCTTCCAATATTGTATGTTAAACTATTTCTCACTTCAAAAGCATTTCTTATAATTTTCTTTTGAGGCCAGGTAAATAGTAAAAGAATTATCATTACCGG belongs to Ignavibacteriales bacterium and includes:
- the gpmA gene encoding 2,3-diphosphoglycerate-dependent phosphoglycerate mutase, coding for MYKVILLRHGESVWNKENRFTGWTDVDLSEKGLAEAKKAGEVLNTEGYKFDIAYTSVLKRAIRTLWITLDGLDLMWIPVIRNWRLNERHYGALQGLNKAETAEKFGEEQVKIWRRSYDTPPPALELTDDRYPGKDPRYAELKEKELPVTECLKDTVARFVPYWEGTIAPMVKSGKKVLITAHGNSLRALVKYLDNVGEKEIIELNIPTGIPLVYELDDELKPIKHYYLGNQEEIHKAAAAVAAQGKVK
- a CDS encoding DUF4301 family protein; this translates as MKSLLTENDYRQLKEEGHAFEHLVDQIKIFELGLSPIILNRAAKINDGIKSFNEEQVLNYCRIFDEQIKYKSVIKFTPASGAASRMFKELQNFYKANNNSTLNDLKSKASLNKNYACILEFVLNIKKFAFYDELDSFAKKNNESVSSLIAENKIRELIGLVISSRCLNYANLPKGEIKFHRYRNGSRTAFEEHLVEAVGYSQNHSGEIKIHFTIPEESQQRLIDLFEQVKIIYKSRGLDFSISTSFQNKSTDTFAVDLNNNPFRDSNGKLLFRPAGHGALLQNLNDIDEDIIFIKNIDNISPEYLHPQNVKYKKLLGGILINTQNKIFNFIQQIADGNIKNEDIHSIENFSAETLSFTFPPEYTQLDVNSKAKYLFNKLNRPLRVCGMVVNEGHPGGGPFWIEEKDGTQSLQIIESAQIDLNNEKQRLIFNSSTHFNPVDIVCSIKDFQGNKFDLHKFINPSTSLIAMKSKDGRELKSLELPGLWNGSMHYWNTIFVEVPKITFNPVKEVNDLLKAEHQPEVL
- a CDS encoding GH92 family glycosyl hydrolase; this translates as MKIFFFLSFELLLSSLILTNAQTNYIQFVDPFIGTGKNGHTFPGATLPFGMVQLSPDTDNEGWDWCSGYHYSDSSIMGFSHTHLSGTGIGDYGDILFMPATGELKIEPGSKSNSEEGYRSKFSHKNENAEPGYYSVMLDDYNIFAELTATSRAGFHRYNFPGGDGHLIIDLRHGIQDKCTDAQINIESENTVSGYRRSVGWAKDQIIYFYAEFSKPISSYKIFSENKSDSILRSFNNSEIVAALNFSFNKSEGLLVKVGISSVSIEGAKDNLETEIPDWDFDKIKLKASEIWNDQLSKIEVEGGSLKYKRIFYTALYHSCIAPNLFMDIDRKYRGSDNAIHTADDFENYTVFSLWDTFRAAHPLFTIIEQARTNDFINTFLRKYEEGGILPVWELAGNETYTMIGYHSIPVIVDAYVKNIRGYDAQKLFSAMKQSAMLDHFGLQYYKQYGYIPANKDYESVSKTLEYSYDDWCISTMANLLGKKEDFLEFNTRAQFYKNIFDPSTGFMRPKRNGDWAKTFDPYSVSGDFTEANAFQYTFFVPQDINGLIKFYGGNENFIKKLDELFNATGNLTGREQADITGLIGQYAHGNEPSHHMAYLYSFAGAQWKTAEKVREIFNLYDDTPEGLSGNEDCGQMSAWYVMSAMGFYSVTPGSDIYLLGSPLFDKVTIHLENGKHFELIAENNSSSDKYINSLEMNGVEYNKSFIRHYDIVQGSNLRIQMSSSLNKSIFNVTTSFPVSEIIENKILPLPVIESESMAFNDLQTITIHSFNPSDIIYYSVSKDSIQNNFILYEKPFEINASCYVKAFVTNNDIKSMTAIAEFIKLSHKWSIAINRPYSNRYTAGGDNALIDQIRGSNSYGSGNWQGYEGNDLDVIIDLKEKLNVQSVSINCLQDINSWIFFPEYVEVYFSNDNNNFEFAGKVSTKISQKQEGSLIQEFKLDDLKISAKFVKIIAKNLGVCPEWHKGAGGKCWVFADEIIVK
- a CDS encoding glycoside hydrolase family 130 protein, with amino-acid sequence MIFMLIRNPNNPLISREDIPDIIPFLSNVSSVFNPAAVMFNDEFVLLLRVQSRGRETFLIKATSKDGLSFTISKKLILFEGIESITDVIYHIYDPRLTKINNTYYIVFAIDTDSGCKLGLASTLDFEKYHFHSLISNEESRNGVLFPEKINNKYYLLHRPNKLMLNGDVISGQSIILSESSDLVSWQNVGEVFSGRPHYWDELIGSGPPPIKTRKGWLHIYHGVATHFSSINIYQAGVVLLDLQNPAKVLARSRNNILEPREMFELTGQVPNVVFPSGIIVDEYDSKGYASDKGKVIIYYGAADSSVCSAGTTIHDLINSAIND
- a CDS encoding carbohydrate-binding family 9-like protein, with amino-acid sequence MIKFQFKFFVLILSYFFPLSAQVKFLTPQIPFNPRTYVCVKASSDIIVDGDLIESEWEKIKWTDSFVDIEGHLKPQPRFQTRVKMLWDENYFYIGAQLEEPNLWATLQQRDTVIYQDNDFEVFLDPDGDSHLYYELEINALNTVWDLLLIKPYRDGGPAINSWDISGLKSAVHLNGSLNETSDIDSGWTIELAIPWAVLSECAGKNTPPSPGDYWRINFSRVEWKTEVVHNKYQKIVDERGNNLPEDNWVWSPQGLVNMHYPEMWGFVLFSDESDFFAAEDFNLPDIEKIKWSLRQVYYFQKKYFAANSRFAEKNEIQNETKFLGLDFINAIHFTIAQKSFEVIYQQIKSAEVIKIDETGKISTFFR